The following proteins come from a genomic window of Sphaerisporangium rubeum:
- a CDS encoding LLM class flavin-dependent oxidoreductase, with translation MTRLSVLDLAPVLSGGTARDALRHTLDLARRADDAGYHRYWLAEHHLAEGVASSAPAVLIGAVAATTRRIRVGSGAVQVGHQTALTVVEQFGTLDALHPGRIDLGLGRSGQRAKEVRAGAHTPAPAARHEPRVVDGLLIPPPFDHTSLGRTPLLAFSASLLHQPGAEPPGFAEQVDDIQAFVAGTYRSAEGQAAHAQPGEGAELELWILGSSGGESAQVAGERGLPFAANYHVAPAAVLEAVTAYRDAFKPSAVLSAPYVMVSADVVVAPTDEEARRLAEPYGLWVRSIRTGAGAPPFPSPQEAAAHRWTDEDRALVADRVDTQFAGSPATVTERLRVLRDVTGADELLVTTITHEHADRVRSLELLAGTWIG, from the coding sequence ATGACCCGGTTGTCCGTACTCGACCTCGCGCCTGTCCTGTCCGGCGGCACCGCGCGGGACGCGCTGCGCCACACGCTCGACCTGGCGCGGCGGGCCGACGACGCCGGCTACCACAGGTACTGGCTGGCCGAGCACCACCTGGCCGAGGGGGTGGCGAGCTCGGCACCCGCGGTGCTCATCGGGGCCGTCGCGGCGACCACCCGGCGCATCAGGGTGGGGTCGGGGGCCGTGCAGGTCGGTCACCAGACCGCGCTGACGGTGGTCGAGCAGTTCGGCACGCTCGACGCGCTGCATCCGGGCCGGATCGACCTCGGGCTCGGCCGCTCGGGGCAGCGCGCCAAGGAGGTGCGGGCCGGCGCGCACACGCCGGCGCCGGCCGCGCGCCACGAGCCGCGGGTGGTGGACGGGCTGCTGATCCCGCCGCCGTTCGACCACACGTCCCTGGGCCGCACCCCGTTGCTCGCCTTCTCCGCCTCGCTGCTCCACCAGCCGGGGGCCGAGCCTCCCGGCTTCGCCGAGCAGGTGGACGACATCCAGGCGTTCGTCGCCGGCACCTACCGGTCCGCCGAAGGACAGGCCGCGCACGCGCAGCCGGGAGAGGGTGCCGAGCTGGAGCTGTGGATCCTCGGCAGCAGCGGCGGGGAGAGCGCGCAGGTGGCCGGGGAGCGAGGGCTGCCGTTCGCGGCCAACTACCACGTCGCGCCGGCGGCGGTGCTCGAAGCCGTGACGGCCTACCGTGACGCGTTCAAGCCGTCGGCGGTGCTCTCCGCGCCGTACGTCATGGTGTCGGCGGACGTCGTGGTGGCCCCCACCGACGAGGAGGCGCGGCGCCTCGCCGAGCCGTACGGGCTGTGGGTGCGGTCCATCCGGACCGGCGCGGGAGCGCCACCGTTCCCGTCCCCGCAGGAGGCCGCCGCGCACCGGTGGACCGACGAGGACCGGGCCCTGGTCGCCGACCGGGTGGACACACAGTTCGCCGGCTCACCGGCCACCGTCACCGAGCGGCTGCGGGTG
- a CDS encoding nucleoside deaminase has product MWDEAELKHLRRCIALAEEALEAGDEPFGSVLVAGDGTVLAEDRNRETTGADQTLHPEFALARWAAANMTAEERAAATVYTSGEHCPMCAAAHGWVGLGRIVYVASSRQLTDWLAALGVSGTPAVAAIPAGQVAPRVTVEGPVDELTEDIRALHVRFRR; this is encoded by the coding sequence ATGTGGGACGAAGCCGAACTCAAGCACCTCAGGCGGTGTATCGCACTCGCGGAAGAGGCGCTTGAGGCCGGGGACGAGCCGTTCGGCTCGGTGCTCGTGGCCGGCGACGGCACGGTGCTCGCCGAGGACCGCAACCGCGAGACCACCGGCGCAGACCAGACCCTGCACCCCGAGTTCGCGCTGGCCCGCTGGGCCGCGGCCAACATGACCGCCGAGGAGCGTGCCGCCGCGACCGTCTACACCAGCGGCGAGCACTGCCCCATGTGCGCCGCCGCGCACGGCTGGGTCGGGCTCGGCCGCATCGTGTACGTCGCCTCCTCGCGCCAGCTCACCGACTGGCTCGCCGCGCTCGGCGTCTCGGGAACCCCCGCCGTCGCCGCCATCCCCGCCGGCCAGGTCGCGCCGCGCGTGACGGTCGAAGGACCGGTGGACGAGCTCACCGAGGACATCCGCGCGCTGCACGTCCGCTTCCGCCGGTGA
- a CDS encoding glycoside hydrolase family 44 protein, whose product MRGKLLRLAAVSVVLAAGAVPMSGPAQADAGPRLTIDPSAGKHPISPHIYGMNFTDEALAAELRLPVRRWGGNATTRYHYLYDTTNRASDWFFENIAEANDHPELLPRGSTTDKFVDQNRRTGTDSILTVPLIGWAPKARDGSCGFSVTKYGPQQRTDEWRPDCGNGVKPDGTLVTGNDPHDTSVEVGPQYIKDWLRHLTTTYGKAAQGGVKFYNLDNEPDIWHSTHRDVHPQGASAAELRDQTYKIAAAVKAADPTAKTLGPVGWGWTSWDYSGLDQETCSRTGCWGDPPDRAARDGLPFTAWYLREMKKYEDKYRKRILDYFDMHFYPQAPGVAFGNDTDPATNALRLRSTRALWDPAYTDESWIGTQVRLIPRMKELIAARYPGTRTAITEYNWGALGTMNGALTQADILGIFGREGLDLATLWDPPSAGQPGAYAFRMYLNYDGAGSRFGDVSVSSTSADQGALAVYGARRTRDGALTLMVVNKGGTDLTSPVSIAGARRGAASVYQYSAASPTAIVPGAAQPIAADGTFTRTFPAGSVTLLVVPKTALR is encoded by the coding sequence ATGCGCGGCAAGCTGCTCAGGCTCGCGGCCGTGTCGGTGGTGCTCGCGGCGGGGGCGGTGCCGATGAGCGGGCCGGCACAGGCCGACGCCGGACCGCGGCTCACCATCGACCCGTCCGCCGGCAAACACCCGATCAGCCCGCACATCTACGGCATGAACTTCACCGACGAGGCGCTGGCCGCCGAACTGCGGCTGCCGGTGCGGCGGTGGGGAGGCAACGCGACGACGCGGTACCACTACCTGTACGACACCACCAACCGCGCGTCCGACTGGTTCTTCGAGAACATCGCCGAGGCCAACGACCACCCCGAACTGCTCCCCCGCGGCTCGACCACCGACAAGTTCGTGGACCAGAACCGGCGCACCGGAACCGACTCGATCCTGACGGTGCCGCTGATCGGGTGGGCCCCGAAGGCGCGGGACGGCTCCTGCGGCTTCTCGGTGACCAAGTACGGCCCGCAGCAGCGCACCGACGAGTGGCGGCCCGACTGCGGCAACGGCGTCAAACCGGACGGCACGCTCGTCACCGGCAACGACCCGCACGACACGAGCGTCGAGGTGGGGCCGCAGTACATCAAGGACTGGCTGCGCCACCTGACCACCACGTACGGCAAGGCCGCGCAGGGTGGCGTGAAGTTCTACAACCTGGACAACGAGCCGGACATCTGGCACTCCACCCACCGGGACGTGCACCCGCAGGGAGCGAGCGCCGCCGAGCTGCGCGACCAAACCTACAAGATCGCCGCCGCGGTGAAGGCCGCCGACCCGACCGCCAAGACGCTCGGCCCGGTCGGCTGGGGCTGGACGTCGTGGGACTACTCGGGCCTGGACCAGGAGACCTGCTCGCGCACCGGCTGCTGGGGCGACCCGCCGGACCGCGCCGCGCGCGACGGCCTGCCGTTCACCGCGTGGTACCTGCGGGAGATGAAGAAGTACGAGGACAAGTACCGCAAGCGGATCCTCGACTACTTCGACATGCACTTCTACCCGCAGGCCCCCGGGGTGGCGTTCGGCAACGACACCGACCCGGCGACCAACGCGCTGCGGCTGCGGTCCACCCGTGCGCTGTGGGACCCGGCCTACACCGACGAGAGCTGGATCGGCACGCAGGTGCGGCTCATCCCCCGCATGAAGGAGCTGATCGCGGCCCGGTACCCCGGGACCAGGACCGCGATCACCGAGTACAACTGGGGTGCGCTCGGCACGATGAACGGCGCGCTGACCCAGGCCGACATCCTCGGCATCTTCGGCCGTGAGGGCCTGGACCTCGCCACGCTGTGGGACCCGCCGTCGGCGGGCCAGCCCGGCGCGTACGCGTTCCGCATGTACCTCAACTACGACGGCGCGGGCTCGCGGTTCGGCGACGTGTCGGTCAGCTCCACCAGCGCCGACCAGGGGGCCCTCGCGGTGTACGGGGCACGCAGGACCCGTGACGGCGCGCTGACCCTGATGGTCGTCAACAAGGGCGGCACCGACCTGACCAGCCCGGTGAGCATCGCCGGCGCGCGGCGCGGCGCCGCGTCGGTGTACCAGTACTCGGCGGCCTCCCCCACGGCGATCGTCCCCGGCGCGGCGCAGCCCATCGCCGCGGACGGCACCTTCACCCGCACCTTCCCGGCCGGCTCGGTCACGCTGCTCGTCGTGCCGAAGACGGCGCTGCGCTAG
- a CDS encoding NtaA/DmoA family FMN-dependent monooxygenase (This protein belongs to a clade of FMN-dependent monooxygenases, within a broader family of flavin-dependent oxidoreductases, the luciferase-like monooxygenase (LMM) family, some of whose members use coenzyme F420 rather than FMN.), protein MTEQIHLAAHFPGVNNTTVWSDPRSGSQIDFGSFRHLAETAERGRFDFFFLAEGLRLREMKGRIHDLDVMGRPESLTVLAALSAVTTRLGLAATVNSTFNEPYEVARRLATLDHLSGGRAAWNVVTSWDAFTGENFRRGGYLAEADRYTRAKEFLQTARELWDTWADDAVTADPVRGEFLREGGVTPFRHTGRHFDIQGLFNVPRGPQGHPVIIQAGDSDEGREFAASSADVIFSRHGRPEEARTFYRDVKRRLAAYGRRPADLKIMPAVTYVLGDTEAEAAECAAEIRRAQVSPANAIVFLEGVWGRDMSFCDPDGPLPDVEPELGEGVSRGRAQFRGDRAATAAKWRAVAQEKNLTIRELVIEMSARQTFVGTAASVAEQMTSFVRTGAADGFVLVPHLTPGGLDELVDQVVPLLQEKGVYRADYTGTTLRDHLGLRSPVKETS, encoded by the coding sequence GTGACCGAGCAGATCCACCTCGCCGCGCACTTCCCCGGCGTCAACAACACGACCGTCTGGTCCGACCCCCGGTCCGGCAGCCAGATCGACTTCGGCTCCTTCCGGCATCTCGCCGAGACGGCGGAGCGCGGCAGGTTCGACTTCTTCTTCCTCGCCGAGGGACTGCGGCTGCGCGAGATGAAGGGCCGCATCCACGACCTGGACGTGATGGGACGTCCCGAGTCCCTCACCGTGCTGGCCGCGCTGTCGGCCGTCACCACCCGGCTGGGGCTGGCCGCCACGGTCAACTCCACCTTCAACGAGCCGTACGAGGTGGCGCGGCGCCTCGCCACACTCGACCACCTGAGCGGCGGCCGGGCCGCGTGGAACGTCGTGACGAGCTGGGACGCGTTCACCGGCGAGAACTTCCGGCGCGGCGGGTACCTCGCCGAGGCCGACCGCTACACCCGCGCCAAGGAGTTCCTGCAGACGGCCAGGGAGTTGTGGGACACCTGGGCCGATGACGCGGTGACCGCCGACCCGGTGCGCGGCGAGTTCCTGCGTGAAGGAGGCGTCACGCCGTTCCGGCACACCGGCAGGCACTTCGACATCCAGGGGCTGTTCAACGTGCCGCGCGGCCCGCAGGGACACCCGGTGATCATCCAGGCGGGGGACTCCGACGAGGGACGCGAGTTCGCCGCCTCGTCCGCCGACGTGATCTTCAGCAGGCACGGCCGTCCCGAGGAGGCCCGCACGTTCTACCGCGACGTCAAGCGCAGGCTCGCGGCGTACGGCAGGCGGCCGGCCGACCTGAAGATCATGCCGGCCGTGACGTACGTGCTCGGCGACACCGAGGCCGAGGCCGCCGAATGTGCGGCCGAGATCCGGCGGGCCCAGGTGAGCCCGGCCAACGCGATCGTGTTCCTCGAAGGCGTGTGGGGCAGGGACATGTCGTTCTGCGACCCCGACGGGCCGCTGCCGGACGTGGAACCCGAGCTCGGCGAAGGGGTGTCGCGGGGCCGCGCGCAGTTCCGCGGCGACCGGGCCGCGACGGCCGCCAAGTGGCGCGCCGTCGCGCAGGAGAAGAACCTCACCATCCGTGAGCTGGTGATCGAGATGTCGGCGCGGCAGACCTTCGTCGGCACGGCGGCGTCGGTCGCCGAGCAGATGACGTCATTCGTGCGGACCGGCGCCGCCGACGGGTTCGTCCTCGTGCCGCACCTGACCCCCGGCGGCCTGGACGAGCTGGTGGACCAGGTGGTCCCCCTGCTGCAGGAGAAAGGCGTGTACCGCGCCGACTACACCGGCACCACCCTGCGCGACCACCTCGGCCTGCGTTCCCCCGTGAAGGAGACGTCATGA
- a CDS encoding DUF4396 domain-containing protein, whose product MSEHTNSEHTHSAHEGHTGKATWGTAASATLHCLTGCAIGEVAGMVIGTALGWHNASTVAASVVLAFFFGYLLTLLPLRRAGVGWTSAVKLALAADTASIVVMEIIDNSVMLLIPGAMDAGLTTALFWASLAGSLVLAFLVTTPVNKWIIGRGKGHAVVHAYHH is encoded by the coding sequence ATGTCCGAGCACACCAACTCCGAGCACACCCACTCCGCGCACGAGGGCCACACCGGGAAGGCGACGTGGGGCACCGCCGCCTCCGCCACCCTGCACTGCCTCACCGGGTGCGCCATCGGCGAGGTCGCCGGCATGGTGATCGGCACGGCGCTCGGCTGGCACAACGCGTCCACGGTCGCCGCCTCCGTCGTCCTCGCGTTCTTCTTCGGCTACCTGCTCACGCTGCTGCCGCTGCGCAGGGCCGGGGTCGGCTGGACGTCGGCCGTCAAGCTGGCGCTGGCGGCCGACACCGCCTCGATCGTCGTGATGGAGATCATCGACAACTCCGTCATGCTGCTCATCCCCGGCGCCATGGACGCCGGGCTGACCACGGCGCTGTTCTGGGCCTCGCTCGCGGGGTCCCTCGTGCTCGCCTTCCTCGTCACCACGCCGGTCAACAAGTGGATCATCGGCCGCGGCAAGGGACACGCCGTGGTGCACGCCTACCACCACTGA
- a CDS encoding LLM class flavin-dependent oxidoreductase, with protein sequence MTLHLAVALDGAGWHPAAWRADGARPDLLFTAGYWADLVVEAERGLLDWVTFEDSLAVQSTRHDSPDGRRDQVRGRLDAVLLASALAPLTTRIGLVPTTGVTHTEPFHVSIGIASLDHAARGRAGWRPRVSARPHEAAHFGRRTFPPIDPAGPTARRHIERLLREGVDFVEVVRRLWDSWEDDAEIRDTATGRFVDRDKLHPIDFRGEWFSVRGPSITPRSPQGRPLVTSLAHSALPYDFAARTSDVVYVTPRDADDAAAVVTEVRAAETAAGRTGPPLKIFADLEVYLGPPGRRARLDDLDGATHVSDAHVFEGTPEQLADLLLMWRASGVEGFRLRPGVLPHDLPAVTRGLVPELQARGVFRRAYETTGLRGRLGLPRPPSRYVTAS encoded by the coding sequence ATGACGCTGCACCTGGCCGTCGCGCTGGACGGCGCCGGCTGGCACCCCGCCGCGTGGCGGGCCGACGGCGCGCGGCCCGATCTGCTGTTCACCGCCGGGTACTGGGCCGACCTGGTGGTGGAGGCCGAGCGCGGCCTGCTCGACTGGGTGACGTTCGAGGACTCGCTCGCCGTGCAGTCCACGCGGCACGACTCCCCCGACGGCCGGCGCGACCAGGTCAGAGGCCGGCTGGACGCGGTGCTGCTCGCCTCCGCGCTCGCACCGCTCACCACCCGGATCGGCCTCGTGCCGACGACCGGCGTCACCCACACCGAGCCGTTCCACGTGTCCATCGGCATCGCGTCCCTCGACCACGCCGCCCGGGGACGCGCCGGCTGGCGGCCCCGGGTGTCGGCCCGTCCCCACGAGGCGGCGCACTTCGGCCGCCGCACCTTCCCGCCGATCGACCCGGCCGGCCCCACGGCGCGGCGCCACATCGAGCGGCTGCTGCGCGAAGGCGTCGACTTCGTGGAGGTGGTGCGCCGGCTGTGGGACAGCTGGGAGGACGACGCCGAGATCCGCGACACGGCGACCGGCCGCTTCGTTGATCGTGACAAGCTCCACCCGATCGACTTCCGCGGCGAGTGGTTCAGCGTCAGGGGCCCGTCCATCACCCCCCGCTCCCCGCAGGGCCGGCCCCTGGTCACCTCTCTCGCGCACTCGGCCCTGCCGTACGACTTCGCGGCCCGCACCAGTGACGTCGTGTACGTCACGCCGCGCGACGCCGACGACGCGGCGGCCGTCGTCACCGAGGTGCGCGCCGCCGAGACGGCGGCCGGCCGCACCGGGCCGCCACTGAAGATCTTCGCCGACCTGGAGGTGTACCTCGGCCCTCCCGGCCGCAGGGCCCGCCTGGACGACCTGGACGGCGCGACCCACGTGAGCGACGCGCACGTCTTCGAAGGCACCCCCGAACAGCTCGCCGACCTGCTCCTGATGTGGCGCGCCTCCGGCGTCGAGGGCTTCCGCCTGCGTCCCGGCGTCCTGCCGCACGACCTGCCGGCCGTCACCCGCGGCCTGGTACCCGAGCTGCAGGCCAGAGGCGTCTTCCGCCGCGCCTACGAGACCACCGGCCTGCGCGGCCGTCTCGGCCTGCCGCGTCCCCCGAGCCGTTACGTGACGGCCTCGTGA